AGTGCACCGTGCCACGACTTGCTACTATGTAATAAATAGCTAAGCACaggttagttagttagttactAGTACAGCGCATATGTAGTACGCAGTGTGGGTTGTACAAGATATACTGTTAGCCCTAGTCCTAGTTCTAGTCCTGGGCAGTTTGGTTGATGGTTATGGTTATGGCTCAACTCAGGCTTTTGATCCTTGTTCACCTTCAAAGTGGCGCCGGGatgcagattgcagagaTTTAGATAGCTGGATCTACGTTATATGATCAAGAGTACTCCGTAACTAATGGTAGTAAATTAAATAATCAAATTCAATGCGATGAACGAACCCGTAAGCTCGACAAGAACCCTAACCCTGGGTATCCCTAGAAATACAAGTATGCATACAATACAAAatgccgtggccgtggctgTAGTAAGCGCGTGTTCCATGGCGTCGTAACGACATTTAGACGAACGAGGTCACATCAAGTCATGATATGATGACAAGAGGTGGACTGGACGTCGGATCCATATTCATCTCCGGAGAAAATCATGAGAAAGAGTAGTAACAGGACGTTCAGGTGAGCAAAAAAgcgaggaaaaagaaaagtgtGCACGCTtgataagaaaaaaagcgaaaataaaagaaaaccgCTGCCTATAATACATCCCGAACTCCGTTCCCAGTCTGGAAGACGCCGTAGTCTATGTTGATATCATGCGTGACaacggaaaaaaaaaataacaaAAATCAGACGCGAAAATATCCTCCAAGAGTGGTAAAAGTACAATGGTTGTTGTAGAAGGTGGTAATGGATTCGAGTCTTAAGCTGGCGATCATATTGTAAAGCTTAGCAAGAGGTCATAGCGCCGCTAGTGATATACTACTTGCTTAAGCGATGACAGATCGTCGGGGCGCAATGGGGATAGGCTTAGGACCTGAAGATAAGTCCAAGTTCGACAGGCCGAGATCATCGTCACCTTTCTGCGCGGAggtcttctccttcccctttccGGAAGTCGATGATACGGAGCGGCGATGGTTcgtctctccctcttcgtgAACGGTACTGCAAATAAAGCGTTCTTCCGAGATCGGAGGGACCCCAAACATGGAGCCAAGTTGTTGTAGCAAAGCTACAAAGCTTCCGTGGATTTCTGCAAAGAGGTAGGGGTTGCCGACAATCTCTGTCAGATTTCTGGCTTTGACCTGACCTGGTCGGCGAAGTTGCCCATCTGGGTCCACAGCACGTCCGgtaagaaaagaagagacagGGGTGTACTGTCGGTTGCCAGGCCGATTGACTGCGTTGTTCTGTTCATCACGAcgtttctcttcctcctgaaACTTCTCTGCGGCAGTGTAGATGGAAGTTGCAATTCGATCAAAGGTGCGCCAAATTATGGGACAGGCACGGAAGGCTCTGCGCGCATCTTTGCCCGCTAAGGCTACAAGCGCATAGCTGCGCCGTTTGCCGCGGGCCATGGGATCGGGGAGTCGAAATATGTAGGCGATTGTGTAACCCGCATTGGAGTCACCGAAACACAATGGGCCGGAGGAAAGTCCGCGTGGCAAAAGCTCACAGCTGAGGGTTCTGATGGAGGAGCGTCGAAGTAGCGCATAATCCGCAGGGTTTGGCGGTCCCTTGAGAGATAGATATGTgaggatgtggttgtggCAGGATACATCGGAAGCCACGGATGATGAGTGAAGGGAGTCGGGAAGCGAGCCGTGGATGTGCGAGTCGTGCGTACTGTCGTCCTGCTCGGGGTGACTTGCACCGCACGAAGAAACGACCTCCCTGGATCGCAGCACAGGGCTGCCGTTTTTGCCCTTCCCGTCACTGCGGGCAGTTCCGGGGGCCCCAGGAGGGAGTTGTTTGCTCACATCCTCCGGCAGGGTCAAGCTACAGCTTGCGCAAGTGTCACCATCTGCGCCTCCCAGAATATTTAGTTTTTGCGTCTCGGTCGCATTCGATTGCCCCTTCACGAAGCACGGGTAGTCTTCAATTTTATGGGGAGTGCCGCCCTGGTCGGCCGGCTTGCCAGGCGATTTCGAGGACGGGGAGAGTTTGCTACTGGCATTACTGCTGCGAAGGCCATGAGAAGAGACGGTGTCATGTGAAGTCGCAGGGGTGTCTTCGGGCGAGGGGGTAGATTTCTCCGGATAACATTGCGAGCAGGAGAAAGGGAGGACCTGCGAGCAGATGATCGAGGTGGGACCATGTACCTCGCAGAAGTGCGTTAAAGAAAGCTGTGCAAGCGAAACGCATGGTTAGCCGATCAAGCCGTAACACATTGCCCGGAGTCTTGGAAAGCACGATTCGGGGAGTACAAGAGCGCACGGCCACGTCGCACACAGTCATCCTGGGGTTGTATCGTGGGGTCCCAATTCGATGAGACTCGCTGCGAGGAGACAGAAACCCCACGGAAAAAGCAACGAAGGATTGATGCGCGAGGTTGACGCAATCACATCGCAGCCCGAAACCAAGGCAAAACGAGGATGGCATCCAGGAGCATGGGCATAGATCGGCAAAGGGGAGAAGAGACTCACAATGAAATCCATAACAACTGCAGATTAACGTCGAACACTATCCAGCAACAAGATTATTCCATAATCGCAATGCATGCTTTCGAAGACGACGGACGGCGGACGAACGGCTATCACCGGTAGCTCGAGTGGTGATGCTGGTCGGCGGTTCAGGTGGTGGCAATGACGCAGTGTTGACCGAGCGAGGGCAGATTGTGAGTGGAGAGACTCGAGGGAGGGAGCGAATCGAGGATAAATGCGCGAGGTGTTGCAACAAAGGGCCAGCCTCCTGCAAGAGCTGGGCCGGGGAAGCGGAAGAGCAAAAATGCAAGCGAGGAGCAGACTgcaagaaggaggaagcaAGGCGTGGGATAAGAGATATGGAGAAGAGAGGCGGATCTCACGAGAGCATGGGGGACCTCAACTCGGTGATATAGGGCGAGCCACCCTTGACTCCAGACGACAAAGACGAAAGGAATCCAGGATGCAGGGAGCGGCggactacggagtacatcttactcttttattttatttaagaattcAGATCGTTAACGCCGAAAGAGGAAGACCCAGAGGGATCGGGAACAGGAAGGGGGGGCACAAGTGGAGCCCGCTGCGTAAAGAAAGTTACCACATTAATCGAGCCCTGATTGGCTGCCACCCGCGGCTGCTCCGGTCTGGAACTGGACGCCGGTACCGTATTGGCCCGTACGGTACTAGTATTATACACTGCTCTCTCACTCTTTCACTCCAGGgcttgtgcttgtgcttCAGGTGAATAAAAGGGGTGTTCATTTGGGACGGAGCCAGCCACGCGACCATGTTGCTACCCGACCAGCCGTGTGGGAAGCCAGAGTGAGCTATCGTATCCATAGTCCATAATCCAGCTTGGATCCTGCGGCAGCGACTCAGAGTCAGATCCCCCTTTCCGCGGCTGGAGCCCGACAGAAAACGGTCTTCGGCCTAATTGTTTGAGTCAAGGCCGGGGTTTCCCCAGCTGAGTTTCACCGCGGCGCAGGAAGATGCCTGTCAATGTCGACTGTCTGCATCCCAGCTCGATGGCAAAGATCGGGAGTCACAAGTGCAGCAGGAATACACATGTTATTGTAGGTACCCAAGCCATCGGAACGGCGGCCCACTCGCCTAGCTTTTACGCAATCGAAGCTCTGTAGAACGGGTAATGGAAGAAGTCAATCACGCCCGATCAGCCAGTCATCCACTCTCCATATCCACACTCGAAAAGGCACACGATGGCGGACGCCGGACTGTCAGGGACTCAAGAATCTGTTAGACTGTTACCAGGCTGCTACTGGACAAGTATGAGAAATCAGAAGAGtaaaagatgaagaaaaagaaaggaaaggaa
This genomic interval from Aspergillus puulaauensis MK2 DNA, chromosome 7, nearly complete sequence contains the following:
- a CDS encoding folliculin domain-containing protein (COG:E,U;~EggNog:ENOG410PIH7;~InterPro:IPR037521,IPR037520,IPR021713;~PFAM:PF11704), whose translation is MDFILSLTHFCEVHGPTSIICSQVLPFSCSQCYPEKSTPSPEDTPATSHDTVSSHGLRSSNASSKLSPSSKSPGKPADQGGTPHKIEDYPCFVKGQSNATETQKLNILGGADGDTCASCSLTLPEDVSKQLPPGAPGTARSDGKGKNGSPVLRSREVVSSCGASHPEQDDSTHDSHIHGSLPDSLHSSSVASDVSCHNHILTYLSLKGPPNPADYALLRRSSIRTLSCELLPRGLSSGPLCFGDSNAGYTIAYIFRLPDPMARGKRRSYALVALAGKDARRAFRACPIIWRTFDRIATSIYTAAEKFQEEEKRRDEQNNAVNRPGNRQYTPVSSFLTGRAVDPDGQLRRPGQVKARNLTEIVGNPYLFAEIHGSFVALLQQLGSMFGVPPISEERFICSTVHEEGETNHRRSVSSTSGKGKEKTSAQKGDDDLGLSNLDLSSGPKPIPIAPRRSVIA